The sequence agttgtttctgcttaattttttcagcattgcacctttgcagatgatgcaaaaatgatatatatacaaacaatgcatgaatattgcgaggtacttatgaaagatgcgttaaaacgtcgaaaaaaacggtgtctcacaactccccacatttgttgtcttacaactccccaaatcgttttttttataaatggccgcgtagtcataaacacatcgaacgttcatgcccaagtgaatgcgtaaattcaaagctaataggacaattaaaaaCTTCTATATAttagcatttgcaatttgcttcaacaactgatcgaatgtatcgcaaaacaaatgatgaaataaacttaccgagaaattccaaaacacagtaactggagagacgcgtcgaatgcgtgtaaatatgaccaatgctatattagctgaaaagtgagatctcatcgagaacacttgttgactcttaaaatcgaatgtaaacaaatgaataatgccgaacggtaacaatgtctcacaactccctatgtctcacaactccccattctcccctactaataacaaatttttttaaataaattatattttaaataaacattttttaattaaattttttttttttttaattaaaagaaatatattttatttaaaaattttaattaatttttttttcaattatttcaattttattttaaatatatttttttttttatttaattttttattgtttttctattgGAGTATTGTGGCCTTTCTATCGCTCCTAACTGTAATCATCTAAGCTCCAATATAACtggaaattttctataaaaaaagtcATTTTCATCCATATGATCTCTACAATGGACACAATAACAAGTTTTCATTAGCATACCTGAGATTTCTCCGCCGATGTAATATTAATCCAACGCTAAATACtttgctatatattttttatccccttgtTTTACTTCTCTTGGAAGCATAGGGCCTCTACATGGCTTTTCCATCTGATCCAGGCAGTTATTTTTGCAGTGTGACACGTTATATTGGCTACTGCAAACTCACGAAGTGTTGATTACATCCAAGTAAGTTTCTTTGGTAGCAGCGACTTCTgcttccttgcgggttccattCTAGCAGAACTCTTGTTACGCTAACAGGCGGCTTTCAGAGAGTGCGGCCTACCCATCTCTATTTTCTTCCCTTGATTTGCGCAATTATAGACCCCTAGTTGATTATATACGTACCAAATAATTCTGCATACACTACAGCTAGGGCCAATAAACAAACCATCTACCAAGCGTTGATGAAAAAGTGAGAATTACAGTCCGATATGTAAAATCTCTTATCAAGAAAGTATCTATACGAAGAATTGTTTTCATGGACACAGCTCAATTCAAGTACTAGTTAGTATCTCTCCAAGATATACAGGTCAGAATTGAGATACTGTATACTGATTTGGTAGAAACGATGCTTTTAGTTCTCTACCACCCAATGAAACCATTCTTTTCGCCAAGAAGTGTGAGCGATCTCAATAAATGAATGCCGCAGGAAGCCCAATAGACAAATTATCCAACTTATCTGCCCATAATTAATCTACCCCACACTTAGGCCTCCCAGACAGTCATTGgcgaaaaagtaagaattccaTAGGGACTATCAAATTTCATATAGGTAAGAATGGGAATGAGAGATTGCCTACTTAAAAGCAACTTGAGACCAAATTAGGAAAACTTAAAtgcacagtaaaaaaaaaattggtgacaAAACGGCAAGTGATCCAATATTCTACAGTTCTGCCTCTTTCTCAACTGCTAAAATGCTTTAGTGTCTTTTTGCGTCGCATTTCGTCGCATAGTGCTGAgtgacaaaatttttgttattgtacaaTAATTCTAGAATTCAAAAGTCAGTCATAGATACTCACACATTTATTTCACTAACGGTTCGATTATCCTTTCAGCTACTCCAAGCCGCTGTCTATATTTCTGAACATTTACCCGATGGTGCTTACGGTTTATGGGCTGTGGTGCATTGCGCTCACTGGGTTGCCTTGGGCGAGTTGGAATGGATTCCATTTGCAGTTTTGCGCAAGTCGCTGGATTTGAATTTGTTGGGTAAGTAAAAGCGCACGGGATGCACAAACGCAGAGTGACATCTGGCGTCTATCAGAACAGCAATGCTAGAGCTTTAAGCTTCGCACAGAGCGACATCTGCTGCGTAAgctcaaatttattattaattcaaataatttccgCACAGGTGCCGCCCGTTTGACCCAGATTATGTTGCCATTGATTCGCCGTTCGACTGGACGTGTTGTCTTCTTGACCTCAGGTGAGAAACGCATAGACATAGAGAGCtttgaaattaatataaaatcagGCTATCATCCTTATTTACTCAATATCaatccatttatttatattgctTTCCTTGCATCCTCTGCCACACTCTACTAATTACAGGACTTAGCAAAATCCCCGCGCCCGTACGTGGCATTCAAAGCGCCACTCAAGCGGCTATTGAAAGCTTTGCTGGCTGTTTGCGTCAGGAGATGCGTCAACGTGGTGTCGATGTGTCAGTGGTGGCTGCCGGAGAATTTGCACCAGGCAACAGTTGGCTTAATGAAACGGAATTGCGCGAACAGGTGAGCAACAAGTGTTGAGGGAAAATAAATGTAACTTTTTTCAAGACTTTTCATGTCGCTGCACTAGCATTGTCTTAATTTACGTTGTTATTGTGAGTAAGAGACCCTGAAACAGTCTGCACCTTCTTTCCTATGTTTTCCTTAgttatcgttagttttttttctttataacgaCAAAAACTACATGGCCACCGTAATTAAAGCTAATATAAACTTGACAACAAACTGACAGCCATTAGGCGGTAGACCACATTAGCTTGGCTGCTCTCCACCACCTAGCACCAGTTGCCTTTACTTAACACCGTAATTGCATTTAAATCCTTGGCATGTCCAATTGCATAGTTTGTTTGGGTTTTATGGCGTTGGCGTGCATGTGGAGTTGCCGCAAGAGACCATCGTAAACAACAAAAGATTATGGCGCAATAATGTGGGCGCATCTGTTGCCGGCGACTACTGCCTTCTAGAAGATGTTTCTGCAGGGTCACCAAAGGTTATTATAGGTGATATAAAGTTTCATAGCGCAGTCAAAACGGATGAAGGCATAGGAAGTCATTGCAAAGATTAAGCGTCATATTGACTTGGCCAAGAGAACGGTTGACTTTTTCAGCTGggcaaaaaaattacatgtaAGAAAAATTACAGCCAAATTTGTCTCGATACTGAAGTCGTTATGTCTCATAAATAAAAGAGATTATTGGTGTAAGTTTGCGCCTTTTTATACAAAGTAATGCCAATTTTTAGCCACAACTTTTTCCCACTTTCCTGGTAACATTCCGGCACAAGGTTAGAagcacttttaatatttttgcagtcATCCACGAATCGACCCAATTTTCGACATCTTCAAATGATAATCAAGTGCACTCCGACAGATTGTGTGCTATGAACCGGAACAGGTGCTTTTCGGTAGGAGCAATGTAAGACTTTCTCCTTCAGTGTTTCCAAATAGGTTTCTGACTGGAGTCGCAATATGTGGATGAGCATGGCATGTAGAGCGTgatgcaaaatttcaaagaaagatgcaaaaataattctttttttttggtatattagCAAGCATTCCCTTTATTTGCGAAGCATGAATTCATTCATGTGGCTGTCTCGGCTGACTTCGCAGTAGTGCATACCATTAACCCAGTGTAAGGTCTTGGTGACGATTTCTGGCACTATCCCACGAATGGCTTGCTCGATATTTCCCTTAAAAACCCGAATCGTGAATTGATTGTTCGTACAGCATTGGTTCTTCATGGCACTCCATAAATAACATCTAATAGGCTTAAATCGCAACTCCCaagtggccaattgacatcaccgAGTCCACTGATATAACAGCTAAAGAACTTGGACCTTAAAATATCGATTGTTGCATAGACTGTATGACATGGCGCGTCATCCTGCTGAAATCAAAGATCGTCCAAGTACTCAACTCCAATTTCCagccacaaaaaataaatttttcgtgtAGCCTTAGCGCATGACACACTTGGTCGCAAATAAGCGGCAAGTTTTTGTCAACAAATATTTAGGACGTTTATTGCGGATTTGGTGGTCCAGCACAATCAATATTAGAGAGCATTTGGGCGAATCGTATGCAATTACCCATCCAGACTGAAATAAAGCTGAGGAAGTGGAGGCAGGTTGTTTATACTCGTCGAAAGGATCCCACAGAAATATGCAGGCAAGCATTCGATTCGAACCCGCCAGGCAGTAGAAAAAAAGGACGCCCTAGGTGAAAGAACTCTCGAAAGAAAACTCAAGGCAGCAGTGAAATCTTTCAAAGAAGTCAAAGTCATCGCGAAGGATCGTGACCTTTGGAAACGCTTTGTAGAAGCCCTATGTCTCATCAGAGAGGTCAGGAATTAAGTAGTAGGAGGAGCGCCCACAGTTTGCAAAAATGGCTTTTGTAGCAGCATTTTCAAATGCTGCAAAATACACACCAAATtgtcactctctctctctcagcaTCCATTGGCCTCCCCATAATCACATGCGAGTTTTCCGATCTCCAGATGTGGCAGTGAAGATGACCACCGAGATGGAAATGCGATTCGGAAAATTTGATGAGGAAATGTTCTGCGAGGAGTTCCTCAACAAGCTTACATTTAAGCTTCCTACAATTTAGATAGTGCTTATCACAATGGAGGTTAGTTGCCATCAAACAAGCAGTAGGTTGGAAACTCAATAATGCAAAAACATTTAAGGAGATAAACAAAAAACTGCAAAGCGGCTAGCAAGGCTCGGGGCTTCTGGCTCCTGGATGGAGTGGTTGAAATTCGTTAGCAAAAGCccaatttcatttcaaatactAATCTAAATACTTTGGTATCAAGCTTATATAGGTACCAGAGGCTACACATAGTGGGCACCACAAGAATTTTCCCTTGAAAAAACGACTCAACTTGTCAACTCAAGTCCTTTTCGGGAGCTTCTAAGGTTATCGAAGCTTCAACTATCTATTGCGTATATCAAAGAGGACCATCGTTTAGATCGACCTTTCCTGATTACCTGCAATCGGTTGGTGGAATTGAGAGACTCATGGTGATTCAGCGCTGAGAAACAAGACTCATTTTTGATTTCGCGACGTTCTTGTGTTGTGTGGTTCGGAAGTGCTAAAGTGAGTTTCTAAGCCATGAAGCACCAAGAggtttggtaactcctaaaactcGCAGGCTAAAGTCCATTATATTTAAAGCTCTTGAAAATTAAAGGGTAGATGGTCAATgaagaaaggagagaagtaacagaaggaaaaaTATAGGATATAATAGAACAGGGACATAGAGGTAACTAGACCTGTGAGtactttccagattctttggtaaatctgaaaatatccttcagtttgagagaacgaattttgacatcggaacccaaaattcgcaaCCTTGCTCTAGTCAATGCAGGACACTCACAAAGAAATTGTTCAGTGCTATGCTCCTCCTCTAAGAAAAAtaggcaaatcgggtcctcaatgattgcaatggtggtcatatacaGACTTCATGGATTGTGTCATGGAATagtaccgaccatcaaccgaacgtcttttcttccaagttttggTAGAcattttgacagttttctgttcggattagtcacaaaacactttgcagttctgcagcgttctagacaggaccatcgctctttatgtaaattgcatacataatcgctaatccaattcatgattcctgcggaactaaTTCCGGTATAAGTCCCTGTGGGGGAGccactgatccacggttggccaatttatcggcaatttagTTTTCTTGAACATcgaagtgtcctggaacccatataagtacaagccttgcgacagaattaagctccTTCTTACATTCTGGTACAATTTTCAacgtttgcttcgcgttctccaggaccctcagtgcagcctgactgtcactaaaaaCTCCAATctatttcccgctccatctcctgtCAGTTAACCATTCTGGCACTTTCAGAATAGCAAAAATTCCCATTTGTAAAAGAGGTGTCATTCCCCCCCTAAGGTAGTAATACTTAATACCATCGTTTAAGTACAATCCGGCTCCtgaacctatttcattcttcAATCCATCGGCAAAGAAAATATCTGTGAAACTTCTTTCAATGTACTCGGGATTACTCCATTGCGTGCCACTAAGCCACAGAGGCATTagtgatgattggtctaataagtgctgtgtatatccaccaCACCACAGTAGGTTTGAGACACCAGTTTTGCCAAAGACTCTGCGGCATTGTTGAAAGATCCTCAGTGCGCGATTCACCTTTCCCAAGTCAGTTTCATACCCAAGACTACTCTTAGATATTTAGCTTTCTCAGAGAGACTGAATGTCTCACCTTTCAATGCTGGGAGCCTAAGTCCATCCAGTGATAGGTGTTTTAGTAGCACACTGTCCATTAGACTTAACATAACTTCGAGTCTCTAATACGTAGCTATCTAGCATGTATCTTCACCCCATAGTTGTTCTGCTTTCATGAGGTTAAGATTCAGACATGTGGGATCTTACTTCTTACCACGCCTGCGGAGCCATCAAACTTGGTTATTAGTCGTCTCTGAATATTAGcattagaaagcagaatttctCATCATCAAATATCTTTGTAATTTCCCTCTCATTTCCTCTTTTCTTTCTCTATTTATTGGCTGACGTATTCGAGCTGACGCCCAAGTGTGCTCTTCATCCCAGTGAGAATCGCTTGACCTAAATTTAGCTTTGttatattctcaaaattttatattaatttgcattacctttttattgcattttcagGCTAAGGAAATGTGGGCTCAACTAACCTCCGAACAGAAGAAAACCTATGGCGAAGATTATTATGAAGCTGCTATGACCTCGTTGGAAAAGTACTCGAGAGAGGTAGgagcaacaaattttatattgcagataaaaaaacaagaaaagaatataaacataaaaaattatatattaaaaaaagtcacAGAGTTTGAGCTAATAAGTtttcaaattctaaaaaattaaataaaaatctttcaaatatCACCTCATTTCAGACCGCTGATATTCAACCCTCCCTGCGCGTTTTGATTGATGCCGTTTCCCGCACCTTCCCCATGGCACGCTACACCCCGGTAACCGCAAGCGAAAAGATTCAAATTTTCTTGGCCGAACACTTGCCCACCGCACTGTATGATATCATTTTCGCTGAACCCAAAAAGAAGGTGCGTCCACAGGGCGCATTCTAAACAACGACAagcgcacacacgcacacaaatggCAGGGTAACTGACTAAGCAAATGGACTAAAGAATATGGCAGTATACATTACTAAAGGCGTTGAGAGTTCACTGCGCAAATTTGTATTGTTGTGatcatgaaaaaaaagaaattttctttaaaaattaaaaaattaaaatccgtaaaatttaaataatagacAATGAAAGGCAGATAGTCACAAATGCATAGACacacaattttaatttatattatagttTTAACCATagcataaataaatagttgTTGTACTAAacaggcatttattttttgtacgcCTTCACATGAgtcattgaatttaaattttgtttaatgtaaatttcgaaattttcgtaACAATAGTTAGGGTAACACGCATTTAACAATTAtcttatgtttatcttttgttattaatttgtgtatgacaattttttcaaagtgtTTTCTGTGTAAAAATGATTCTTCAACTCATGTCTCTTTTTGTGTAGATTTTAAGCTCTTATTCAATAAGCCAAATaatgatataaatatttgttttgaatttgtgaagtaaaaaattttaaaattatcaataaaagtgaacacaaaaacaatcgaacgaaaagtttattaaacaattcaaTTACCTTTTCGCTGATCACAAATTGTCTCACATTTAGCATAGCTTACAACAACCACCGctactaaattttttactactgCTGCCAGAGCAGGCCAGTACTCCTCCATTTGAGTAGATTAGGagaggttgaagcggttgtcctctATGGAACACACCCAGGTACATAGCCCATTGAGATGCCGCGTGAggaatttctcatttttttatatatccttCTTCACTCTGCTCGGGATCATAGAGCCTTGAAAATACTCTCTTACGTACAGGGCTCTggactgttgtttttgcgccgtcccgTATGATGTTAacatctgctagctcgcgcaacatcgaccttctccaagtgatcTTTAGCTGAGCGCGACCTCTGCTTCCTTGCCCGTTCCAGtctagtgccattctcgtgatgctatctggtggtttcctAAGGGTGCAAcatatccatcgccactttctgcgggTTGATTTGCCATAGAAGGCGCTCCCCATTCGTTAATTTCCACAGCGCGTCATTGCAGATGGCGTTCTACAGATAATGCGGAGGGATTTGTTGACGAAAGGTTGTAACATCTATGTGATGGTGTTGGAGAtcagccatgtttcacttccgtacaacaatactaaCTTCACACATGAGtggaatattcgcagtttaatgcgcctggagatttacgaactcgcccatactgtaAGCATTAGTCCGAACGCCGCCCTTGcattgtttagcctgcagttgtgTAGTCTTCTGTTCAGCGGTCTGTCGCAGCTGAAATAGCAGAAGCTCTTGATGAATTCCACCGGGCACCCGTCAACCGAGCTTGCCCTTATCTCCCGAAAACccgtgtgtacttttcaaaatttttagacaaTTTCTTATTTCCACAACTCTGATAtcttaaaattcattaaaaaattgtctacctaaaatggtaaatctacgtctgagtaaagcaggacaatggcacagaagatgTAAAATCGCCTCTTCCTCTTCtcatctagacagcttctgcgGAAGTCGTGCGTTTGCACGTTCATCCTCTGAGCGCGTCTgcctatttcatttattttattattgtatgtattttCCGTTCATTTAGGCCGTGACAGACTCTCGGTCAGTCACTTTGCCGTTATGCCaaatattacagtaaaaaatcgAGTAAATTTCGCTTATAATGACGTCGCAATGATTTGATCCAAATTTTTCCATTGgcgccaaaaaatatttctgtaagcATTCATCGACAAAATGTGGAGCAAAGAGAGTATTGATATGTCCACCGACAAGGAATGTGTGAAATTGAATCAACATTACTTTGAGGCAACATAGAGCAAAGCCAGCAGGAAAACCAAAAGGTGTATatagaaattttaatactgataaataacttctttttttttttttgtttttaatgaaggATTGCTGTGCGAAATGCTTTTTTAAGAAACCACTTCTGTAATTAATCTAACAGTGttccaaaatcaaaaaaagcacACTTACTTTTTGAGTGGCCTCTTATACATGAAACAATAGTTAAGGGTGATATAAGATGTTTAATTTTCACGCTGCGTCGGCCATCTTGAGCTATTTAATAAAAGCGTGATATCCGcttggaaaagctactttttatttcagagcaaattctaaacAAAAGTGCGcagaagtataaaaataaaagcagttgCTAAAAAGTTAGAAGGCAATGTCGTTTTTGTCACGTAATTCAcctgagaaaaaattaacccATCTAAAGCAACGACttcataaaaatggaacgacTGAAAGTGGATAAGTTGAAGTCCCATGTCAGTCAAATACTTTCTGGGGAGCAGATTCAAAATTTGAAGACGCCACTAAAGCAATAAATTCGGCTTGGGTCGATATGGCGCTGGTGATATCCAAATTTCGttgtactgtgggcaaaaagtaaggtgaatttatttatcaaacttcgcgggattaaaatttcgctctagttatattatttttttcatgagttggtagcaatgttaataatatctgggccaactttcatgtgaatgtcattatcagtaatatatttacgattgtgtttaccaaacgaccaagagtgcatttttcgatttttacaatgtctgatttgattgagcagagaagtgccatcaaattttgtttgcgaaatgaaatttcggctgcggaaacgtttagcatgttgcagaaggcatttggtgattcgaccatgtcgcagaaaaatgtttataagtggcacaaagacttcaaagagggtcgagaacgtgttgatgactcggagtgctccggacgaccatcgacgtcaacagatgaccaacacgtcaataaagtgaaggagctagtgctcaaaaatcgtcgattgactattaaagaccttactgatatgatcggaatatcagaaggatctgtgaaaaccattttgaaagaccatttgggcctacgaaaagtcaaatctcgtttggtaccgaaaactcccaatttcttggaaaaaaggcgtcgcgttgatgtgtgtgaaacaatgtaacaaaacaaaaataaaggtcatgatgacagtttttttttcgattttcgtggtgtggtgcactatggaTTCCTTCCACGTGGCCAAACTgataataaggaatattatttgagcgttatgcgtcgtttacgtgaagcaattcgtctaaaaataccagaattaagggccaacaactcttggtttttgcatcacgataatgcaccgtcttacactgcactcgttcttcgtgaccgtttcgccaaaaattccacgcatatcgttccccaaccaccgtattcgcctgatttggctccgtgtgacttctggctattcctgaaactcaagagaccactccggggaacgcgtttcgagtcgattgaggagataaaagctgaatcgaagaaggtactgatggctataccggaaatggactatttggtatgtttcggggattggaaaaatcgttggcataagtgtatttcatcgagaggggattattttgaaggggatgaaattgatttacaagaataaataaagatttttcattttacaaccaaattcaccttactttttgcccacagtataaaTTAACTTCAGTCTtctgaaagtgaaaaaaatatctttttcgtGAGAAATTTCTAGTTTTTAAGATGTATGGTAGATtgtcaaattaattaaatgcattcttttactgtcttcaaGTTAATACTAGGCGATTGTAAAGCTTTCAGGGCCCATTGACtatctgaatatatatttatatctcttgtagggaggacacttttatttagggctaaCAGGCACTCCCTGATAGCcagaatttcagcttgaaatataccACAGTAATCCGGTAGCCGGAATGAGATGTTAGCATTCATTTCCCCAGAGTGaaggcctccgcctacttgTTCATTTAGCTTGGAAGCATCAGTATAGATACTGATTTTGCTTCTATTGTCCACTACCCCCTTGTCTCAATCTTCTCACGTTGGGAAAgttcatcgctgccgtgggcgtagtctttaATGTCCCTATTATGCACAGACTAGCACCCGTTTGAATACTTTTTAAgcgttttactgttgttcttttctcaagTATTGACCACCAAACTAAGAcaccgtatgtcatgataggccTTACCACTACTACTAGCCAGTGTACTATATTTAGGGTTAGGCCCCATTTTGGCCCCACGTttcttttgcatgtatagagtGCTGTGGCTGCTTTTTTTCACTCTATCAGTAATCATTTATTTCCCCGAAAGCTTCCTATATAATACTAGTCCTAGGTAGCTTGCTTCTTCCCCAATTGACAGTGTGATTCCCTCAAGGATAGGAGGGTTTAGAACAGGTAATTTGCcagtattttgatttgattattTCCTTAAAAACGATTTTCCATTGCCATTTGATAAAAATGCTCACACATATCAATATTAGAGGTAAGAACAGTTTCTCTATTTccttctgaaataaaaaaaaaatagtttaaaagttTGATTAACAAATTTGTATTGTTGCAAGCAACTTAAAGCCGACTTTAAACCGATTGTCTGTCGAGGagtgaccgctattacaaaaaaatgtctttatcAGTTGGTGTTTTGTGCCTGAAGTTAACAACCTGTACACTTCCGAACGACACTCACACACCAACCCGTTTGACTTCGGCGGCCTCCACCGCGATCACTCCGTGACAAATAATGACAACTCTCAAAGGGTTGTAGAGAAAAACTCCTCACACGAAAAACATTCAGAGGCGGCGTAAAGCTACAGGCGCCTGAAAACGACTCCGCTTCAACTACAATTaatgatttttagaaaaaaaaaattaaaaaaaaacgaatgatcTATGAAAGCCCAAAATCgcgaaattctcaaaattttgatcccctgtatttttcaaaaaaataaagtattcgACTACGTAACTTTTTTCGATATGGAACTCGCAAAAAAATGTCAGCcaagtcaaaaacaaaaacaaaaatgattacaaccAATTAAAAGCTTCTCCATCAATTTTGGTCCAAATCTCTTcgcattgtaaaaaaaatacctacTGACGAATATGAGGTGAAAAACTACTCgcccaaatttatattttttattattttattacttatttattcaaGAAATGTGGTTATATCTGTAAGGCTTTTAAGTATTTTGTAATACATCGCTGttagaaattagaaaatttgaaatcagttatttttatacaattttttctatataatttattggtaattcgcagaaatcctaACTAGCTAACATTTGCTAAAAGCTGCTTGCATTAATAAAATCttataaatattcaataaacGACTGCATGTTAAGAGCTGCTCAGAGTTCATCGCCAGTTtgcatatattatttaaaagttgtgcaaatattttgaatgtaaaaatttcgcattcttgtttttctttttcattactACGGGATTACTAAATGGGTTACttagacattttattttattttattgtactttatttttatttttatcctgCTTTTGGGAATATTTAATAACTGCACATGCCAGTGTTGGCAAAGGACCAAATTAAATGCAAACTAAATCCAAAGAAGACGAAAATCAGCAAGCATTTTAAACTGCAGTAAACACTAAACTCTATGGTTTTACTGGGCGTATGAGCGACATTAGAAATAAACGGGAAGAAATGGGCAACCAGCTCAAAGGATTAAATGAGCTGATGCTTTTTTACGCGTCTATATAAGaaggtatatatgtgtgtaagtaCTGATTACATGCGACTGTAagagaataagaagaagaagataataaTTCCAttagcattttgaaatttttagattCAATGATATAAAATCTTAAATAggcaaaaaaaatgcaattatttttttgcaatattttttactaaaatgtgtctCACAGAATACTCAAAATAAGGTTTTTTCTActtaaaaatcgttttctttTAAGAAAATCTGCAATAGAGCACAAGGCGACTAGgtgaaatcaaaaaatgttttcttgatACTCCTCTTTCTTAAAACTCTTCAAatgcaaaaatgtatttcatccACTAGAGTTTTACCATATAAAAAccatacaataataacaaaatacaaCAGCAAAAAACGCCCTTCAGTGTGAAAGATACAGGATAATAGAAGGCTTTATAATCAGACCTAATAAAAATTTCCTACTAGGTCACCCAAACCAAGAGAAATGAAAGTCGGCAGCAATAACGATGAGATATTGGCACTTTTAGGAGACGCGAATAAGATAATAGTTGTCCCATTTACACTGATTGCGATAGGGGTCTGTAATCTAAAGAAA is a genomic window of Anastrepha ludens isolate Willacy chromosome 6, idAnaLude1.1, whole genome shotgun sequence containing:
- the LOC128867167 gene encoding D-beta-hydroxybutyrate dehydrogenase, mitochondrial-like, translated to MYPDVWHIPTPPPALPASFEPSVGTWMNLQSVASYGKGVLITGCETPIAWYLAKKLDDLGFTIYAGFSVPIEESDEAKILKEETSGRLKLLHLDVSSEKSLLQAAVYISEHLPDGAYGLWAVVHCAHWVALGELEWIPFAVLRKSLDLNLLGAARLTQIMLPLIRRSTGRVVFLTSGLSKIPAPVRGIQSATQAAIESFAGCLRQEMRQRGVDVSVVAAGEFAPGNSWLNETELREQAKEMWAQLTSEQKKTYGEDYYEAAMTSLEKYSRETADIQPSLRVLIDAVSRTFPMARYTPVTASEKIQIFLAEHLPTALYDIIFAEPKKKVRPQGAF